The DNA window GTAGAGGTGGGCAAGGGCCTCCACGTCCCAGTCGGACAACACGGCGTCAAGATCAACGCCCTGATGCTCAAATCGGACCTCCGAACACCGGGACACTAGATTCTCCAGGGCCACCATGAGGCTTCCCTCTGACAGGTCGACGGGGCTCAGTCCATGCGTGAGGTCCCGCAGGTCGTCGTACGCGCGCCCGATGCCCGCTCGAACCTCTCGAAGACGCTCCGCCAGATTCTCATCTTGGACGTCTCGGTCCAACACGTTGTCGAGCAGCATGCCCGCACTGATGAGATCCGACCCCACCGAGTCGTGGAGGTCCCGCCCGATCCGTCGGCGCTCCTCTTCCTGGGCCCGAAGAACCTCCCGCTCCAATCGCCGCTTGTCGGTCACGTCCCGCTGAATGGAGACCCAGTACGCAATCGATCCATCATTGTCGTGGACGGGAGCAATGCTCCAGTGATTGACGTAGGGCGTGCCGTCCTTGCGGTAGTTGGTGGCCTCACCCTCGAAGCGCTCCCCCGCCGCCAGCCGCTCCCGTAGCCGACGAAGCACCTGCGGCTCGGTCTCGGGACCTTGCAACAGTCGCGGCGTCTGCCCCACAGCCTCCTCACGGTCGTAGCCGGTGATCTCGGTAAAGGCGGGGTTCACCCACAACATCCGCGGTCCCGGCGGGTCTAGACGCGCCTCGGTGACCACAATGGCCTCAGACGCATCCTCGACGGCTTTCAGAAGAATTGGCAGAAGACGTGCCTGCGGCGGCCCCGACTCGGGAATCGTAGGGTCAGTCGAAGAAAACAGCTCAAATGCGCCGTTGTCCCTGGCAGTGGCACTCATGGTGCACGCCTCGAAAGAGGCCCTCCTGGCTACGGAAAACCATTCACAATTCCTTTACCTAAAACCAGGGGAGGGCGAAAAGTTCTACTGCTCTGACGGAGCTCGGCCCCGATTTTTCCGTTCGATCCAAAAACAGGACGAGGACGGGAGATGTGGATCACCCTTGGAGCTTGTCTTTCATCTCCGACAGCTTCATCAGCGCCTCGACGGGCGTGATGCGGTTCGGGTCGATCTCGCCGAGCATCTCCTTGATCTCCTCCGCCACCGGGTCCGGCTGGGCGAAGAGGTGCATCTGGTTGGCCTGACTGTCCTCCAGGTCCGGCACCGCGTCGGCGTCGCCCTTTTTGGCTCGCATGCCGTTCTCAGAGGGGTCAGTTCCATCGCCCGAGGATTGGCCTGCGTCTTCCTCGCCCGTCTCGCCGTCGCCCACCTCCAGGTGCTGGCTCTCCAAGTTATGGAGCACCTCGTGTGCCCGGGCGATCACGGCGTCCGGCAGGCCCGCCATGCGCGCCACCTCGATGCCGTAGGAGTGGTCGGCCCCGCCGCGAATCAGCTTGCGCAGGAAGACGATCTCGCCCTCGTGCTCGCTCACCTGGATGCGGTAGTTGTGCACCCGCTCCAGGCGGTCGGCCATCGCGTTGAGCTCGTGGTAGTGCGTAGCGAAGAGGGTGCGCGCCGCCACCTCGGGCCGCTCGTGCAGATACTCGACGATGGCCCACGCGATGGAGAGGCCGTCGAACGTGGAGGTGCCGCGGCCCACCTCGTCGAAGAGGATGAGGGAGCGCGCCGTGGCGTTGTTAAGAATGTTGGCGGCCTCGTTCATCTCCACGAGGAACGTGCTCTCGCCCGCCGCGAGGTTGTCGGACGCGCCCACGCGAGTGAAGATGCGGTCGACCACGCCGATGTGCGCGGCGTCGGCCGGGACGAAGCTGCCCACCTGCGCGAGCAGCGTGATGAGGCCCACTTGCCGCAGCGCCACGCTCTTCCCCGCCATGTTGGGCCCGGTGATGATGAGGATCTGCTCGTCGTCGGGATTGACGTACGTGTCGTTCGGGATGAAGGGGTCGCCCGGTGGCAGCGTCTCCTCCACAACGGGGTGGCGCCCCTCCTCAATGTCGAGGGTGAGGCTGTCGTCCACCTCGGGGCGCACGTAGTCCTGCCGCTCGGCTACCGCCGCGAGGCCCGCAAAGCAGTCGAGGTGCGCCAGGAGCTCGGCGTTCTGCTGCAACTGGCCCGTCTGCTGGGCAATCATGTCCCGCAACTCGTTGAAGAGCTCCAGTTCCAGCGTCTCGATTTTTTCCTCCGCCGTCAGGATCTTCTCCTCCATTTCCTTCAGCTCCGGCGTCACGTAGCGCTCGGAGTTGACGAGCGTCTGCTTGCGGATGTAGTCGTCGGGCACCTTGTCGGCGTGCGTGTCGGTGACCTCCAGGTAGTAGCCGAAGACCTTGTTGAAGCCGACCTTGAGCGACGGAATGTCGGTGCGCTCGCTCTCCTCCTTTTCCAGATTGGCCACCCAGTCCTTCCCCTCCTGCGCAATGGTGCGCAGCTCATCCAACTCCTCAGAGTAGCCGTCGCGGATGAGGCCGCCCTCGCTGATCTTTGCGGGGGGATCGTCGACGAGGGCGCTCTGGATCTGGTCCACGACGTCCGGACACGGGCTCAACTCCTCCTCGATCGCATCGAGGGCGTCGGACTCTGCGTCGGCCAGCCGCTCCTTGACGTTGGGCAGGCGGCGCAGCGTGTGCTTGATGGCAATGAGGTCGCTGGGGGAGGCGCGGCCCGTGGCCACCTTTCCGGCCAGGCGCTCCAGGTCGCCCATCTGCCCCAACTCCTCGCGAATGTCGTCGCGCAGGTGCCGGTCGTCCACGAACGCCTCCACGGCGTCGAGACGGTGCTGAATACGGTCCACCTCGCGGAGCGGGCGCACGAGCCAGGCGCGCAGCCGCCGCCCGCCCATCGGCGTCTCGGTGTCGTCGAGGATGTTGACGAGCGTGCCCTCGTGCCCGTCGTCCTGGATGGACTGCACGAGCTCCAGGTTGCGCTTCGTCTCGGGGTCGAGCGCGATGTGCTCCTCCTCCGAGTAGCGCTTGATCTTGCGGACGTGCGGCAGCTTGCCCTTCTGCGTCTCGCCGAGGTAGTAGAGCGCCGCCCCCGCAGCGATTACGCCGAGGTCCATGTCGTCCACCCCGAAGCCCTTCAGCGAGTGCGTTTCGAAGTGCTCCAGCAGCGTCTGGTAGGCAAAGTCGTACTTGAAGACCCAGTCCTCCTGCTCGGTCACCGTAAACGGCACCTCACGCAGGTGCTGCTGCAGGCGGTCTGTGCGGCGCTTGTCGAGGATGACCTCGGACGGCGCGACCGTCTGAATGAGGTCCGGCAGCTGCTCGATCCCGGCCTGGGTGACGCTAAACTCGCCGGT is part of the Salinibacter sp. 10B genome and encodes:
- a CDS encoding sensor histidine kinase translates to MSATARDNGAFELFSSTDPTIPESGPPQARLLPILLKAVEDASEAIVVTEARLDPPGPRMLWVNPAFTEITGYDREEAVGQTPRLLQGPETEPQVLRRLRERLAAGERFEGEATNYRKDGTPYVNHWSIAPVHDNDGSIAYWVSIQRDVTDKRRLEREVLRAQEEERRRIGRDLHDSVGSDLISAGMLLDNVLDRDVQDENLAERLREVRAGIGRAYDDLRDLTHGLSPVDLSEGSLMVALENLVSRCSEVRFEHQGVDLDAVLSDWDVEALAHLYWIVKEAVSNALKYAEADTVVIRASRETEGYALSVEDDGIGFVLDEEGTMGWGLRTMRYRADLLHAQLDIASRPGEGTRVTCQLLG
- the mutS gene encoding DNA mismatch repair protein MutS, yielding MAPPQTDTDSSTANKGRTPLMRQYYAIKERHPKAILLFRMGDFYETFDEDAKTVSRLLGITLTERNNGEADDVPMAGFPHHAVDSHLPKLIRSGLRVAICEQTEDADDSSGKVVDRDVVEVVTPGVSFHDQLLNPKQSNFLAAVHFGTGRDKGEIGFAFIDATTGEFSVTQAGIEQLPDLIQTVAPSEVILDKRRTDRLQQHLREVPFTVTEQEDWVFKYDFAYQTLLEHFETHSLKGFGVDDMDLGVIAAGAALYYLGETQKGKLPHVRKIKRYSEEEHIALDPETKRNLELVQSIQDDGHEGTLVNILDDTETPMGGRRLRAWLVRPLREVDRIQHRLDAVEAFVDDRHLRDDIREELGQMGDLERLAGKVATGRASPSDLIAIKHTLRRLPNVKERLADAESDALDAIEEELSPCPDVVDQIQSALVDDPPAKISEGGLIRDGYSEELDELRTIAQEGKDWVANLEKEESERTDIPSLKVGFNKVFGYYLEVTDTHADKVPDDYIRKQTLVNSERYVTPELKEMEEKILTAEEKIETLELELFNELRDMIAQQTGQLQQNAELLAHLDCFAGLAAVAERQDYVRPEVDDSLTLDIEEGRHPVVEETLPPGDPFIPNDTYVNPDDEQILIITGPNMAGKSVALRQVGLITLLAQVGSFVPADAAHIGVVDRIFTRVGASDNLAAGESTFLVEMNEAANILNNATARSLILFDEVGRGTSTFDGLSIAWAIVEYLHERPEVAARTLFATHYHELNAMADRLERVHNYRIQVSEHEGEIVFLRKLIRGGADHSYGIEVARMAGLPDAVIARAHEVLHNLESQHLEVGDGETGEEDAGQSSGDGTDPSENGMRAKKGDADAVPDLEDSQANQMHLFAQPDPVAEEIKEMLGEIDPNRITPVEALMKLSEMKDKLQG